A single window of Spirochaetota bacterium DNA harbors:
- a CDS encoding menaquinone biosynthesis decarboxylase, with product MSTSPQTIREFIELLRDRNELITIEKEASARLEIPALAERMMKEPNGGKAMLFTHVEGSSQPLAVNLFGSFERLKLAFGVDDLAAIPARIRSLFDIVKMRGGLSNMLSLIGEAKDLLALPPKKVNGGYAQEVVHTKEASLDTLPILHCWEGDGGPFITLPMVITKSPKDGTYNIGMYRMQKFDARTTGMHWHRHKVGARHYREHQEMGIQKMPVCVALGGSPALVYASTAPLPPQIDEYAFTGFLRSENVRVTKAVTNDLLIPADCEIILEGYVDTTEPLRREGPFGDHTGYYSLADDYPVFHLEAITSCKKPIYPATVVGVPPMEDYYLGYMTERIFLPVIQMMLPEIVNYSMPSWGVFHNFVFVSIKKEFPSHAKKVIYGLWGLGMMMLTKVIVVVDSDVDVENDREALWVMLNNIDPKRDLVFGEGPLDELDHAAPRAAVGGKLGVDATRKWKNEADVREYPDKLARGDAFMNALRKKWSDSGVFPK from the coding sequence ATGAGCACTTCTCCCCAGACGATACGAGAATTCATCGAGCTCCTTCGGGACAGGAACGAACTTATCACCATCGAGAAAGAGGCCTCCGCCCGCCTTGAGATACCTGCGCTCGCTGAACGCATGATGAAAGAGCCCAACGGCGGAAAGGCGATGCTTTTCACACATGTCGAAGGCTCATCACAGCCACTCGCGGTCAATCTCTTCGGTTCGTTCGAGCGCCTGAAACTCGCCTTCGGCGTCGACGATCTCGCCGCGATACCGGCACGCATACGCTCGCTTTTTGATATCGTGAAAATGCGCGGCGGCCTCTCGAACATGCTCTCCCTCATCGGTGAGGCGAAGGACCTCCTTGCGCTCCCCCCGAAGAAAGTGAACGGCGGTTATGCGCAGGAAGTCGTCCATACGAAGGAGGCCTCGCTCGATACGCTCCCGATACTCCATTGCTGGGAGGGCGACGGTGGACCGTTCATAACGCTCCCCATGGTGATAACAAAAAGCCCCAAGGATGGGACGTACAACATCGGCATGTACCGCATGCAGAAATTCGATGCGCGTACTACGGGCATGCATTGGCATCGACATAAGGTCGGCGCGCGTCATTATCGCGAACATCAGGAAATGGGCATACAGAAAATGCCCGTCTGCGTCGCCTTGGGAGGCTCGCCCGCGCTCGTATACGCATCCACTGCCCCGCTCCCCCCGCAGATAGATGAATACGCGTTCACCGGATTCCTCCGCAGCGAGAACGTCCGTGTCACAAAAGCCGTGACGAACGACCTCCTCATCCCCGCTGATTGCGAGATCATTCTCGAAGGCTATGTCGACACGACAGAGCCGCTCCGACGCGAAGGCCCGTTCGGCGATCACACCGGCTATTACTCACTCGCCGACGACTATCCCGTCTTCCATCTCGAAGCGATAACATCCTGCAAAAAACCGATATACCCCGCCACGGTCGTGGGCGTACCGCCGATGGAGGATTACTATCTCGGCTACATGACCGAGCGCATTTTCCTTCCGGTGATACAGATGATGCTCCCGGAGATAGTGAACTATTCGATGCCGTCGTGGGGCGTGTTCCACAACTTCGTGTTCGTATCGATAAAAAAGGAATTCCCCTCGCATGCAAAGAAGGTCATCTACGGCCTCTGGGGCCTCGGGATGATGATGCTCACAAAGGTCATCGTCGTCGTCGATTCGGATGTGGATGTGGAGAACGATCGCGAAGCGCTTTGGGTGATGCTGAACAACATAGACCCGAAACGCGATCTTGTGTTCGGCGAGGGACCGCTTGACGAGCTTGATCACGCAGCCCCGCGCGCCGCAGTGGGCGGAAAGCTCGGCGTCGACGCCACGCGGAAATGGAAGAACGAGGCCGACGTCCGCGAATACCCCGACAAACTTGCGCGCGGCGATGCATTCATGAACGCGCTCAGGAAGAAGTGGTCTGACAGCGGCGTATTCCCGAAGTGA
- a CDS encoding SUMF1/EgtB/PvdO family nonheme iron enzyme: protein MTTMRRFVTACIIVPTLLTPASNEMIMIPLPGGTFTMGSPIEYTEKPIRTVTVGPFSIGAHEVTYSEWQRVYSWALSRGYRFDNTGTKGGHFLDTSEHTDNEPVTGVSWYDAIKWCNAASEMEKRPVCYYTTSARSTIYRTGRIELTGTSVLPRAGGYRLPFEAEWEYAARAGTTTHFFWGAAINGDYAWNYANCTGRTHPVGTKKPNPFGLYDTAGNVYEWCFDFYGYYDAKTIKDPSGPFAGEYRVMRGGCISEQNNTLRTAARNYVAPSTASFENGFRVVIARPR from the coding sequence ATGACGACGATGCGCCGCTTCGTGACCGCATGCATCATCGTTCCAACGCTCCTTACGCCCGCGTCGAACGAAATGATCATGATACCATTGCCGGGCGGTACATTCACCATGGGCTCTCCCATCGAGTACACTGAGAAACCGATACGTACGGTAACGGTCGGTCCATTTTCCATCGGTGCGCATGAGGTGACATACAGCGAGTGGCAGCGCGTATACTCCTGGGCACTCTCCCGCGGCTATCGTTTTGACAATACCGGCACTAAGGGCGGCCACTTCCTCGACACGAGCGAACACACGGACAACGAACCGGTGACCGGCGTCAGCTGGTACGATGCGATAAAGTGGTGCAATGCCGCGTCTGAAATGGAAAAGCGACCGGTATGCTATTATACGACGAGTGCGCGGAGTACCATCTACCGCACGGGACGCATCGAACTTACCGGCACCTCAGTGCTGCCGCGGGCGGGCGGATATCGCCTTCCCTTCGAGGCGGAATGGGAATATGCCGCACGCGCCGGAACGACAACGCACTTCTTCTGGGGCGCCGCTATCAACGGCGACTATGCCTGGAATTATGCGAACTGCACGGGACGCACGCATCCCGTCGGTACGAAAAAGCCCAATCCGTTCGGACTGTATGATACGGCCGGCAATGTCTATGAATGGTGCTTCGACTTTTACGGATATTATGATGCGAAAACTATAAAGGACCCGAGCGGCCCTTTCGCCGGAGAATACCGCGTCATGCGCGGCGGATGCATATCCGAACAGAACAATACGCTGCGTACTGCTGCGAGGAATTATGTAGCACCGAGCACGGCTAGTTTCGAGAACGGATTCCGTGTCGTCATCGCGCGGCCGCGGTAA
- a CDS encoding DUF3108 domain-containing protein, whose protein sequence is MQRTIVLFAVASFTLAAFTPGEKCFYDLAIELPEFGLSGKVGTIELEMIGTTNMRGTLLHHAVVRIRAADIIRPIFPFNNVFQSWFDASTFTPHRVVYQVRQGKWSNDITFDIDVEKRIGVYTDRRNPSGKKIHLPPRAMDVITALYALRRAPKDRPFDFIWLDYDRLRDEEFTFSEGTPMRMKPLRKDGTVSVLQTHEHIFYGFTVNLAKEFEFLPFDVNIPAVRSSRFTLVARARLAKYISGKLL, encoded by the coding sequence ATGCAGAGAACCATTGTGCTCTTCGCAGTGGCATCGTTCACGCTCGCTGCCTTCACCCCCGGTGAAAAATGCTTCTATGACCTGGCCATAGAGCTTCCTGAATTCGGCCTTTCCGGCAAGGTCGGCACCATAGAACTTGAGATGATCGGCACGACCAATATGCGCGGCACGCTCCTCCATCATGCCGTCGTCCGCATCAGGGCAGCCGACATCATACGGCCGATATTCCCGTTCAATAATGTCTTTCAATCCTGGTTCGATGCATCCACGTTCACGCCGCATCGCGTGGTCTACCAGGTGCGTCAGGGGAAATGGTCGAACGACATCACCTTCGATATCGATGTCGAGAAACGCATCGGCGTCTATACCGATCGCCGCAATCCGAGCGGCAAGAAGATACATCTGCCGCCGCGGGCCATGGACGTCATCACCGCCCTCTATGCGCTGCGCCGTGCGCCGAAGGACAGGCCGTTCGATTTCATATGGCTCGATTACGACCGCCTGCGCGATGAAGAGTTCACGTTCAGCGAAGGGACACCGATGCGCATGAAGCCGCTCCGGAAGGACGGTACCGTATCGGTGCTGCAGACGCATGAACATATCTTCTACGGCTTCACCGTCAATCTGGCGAAGGAATTCGAGTTCCTGCCGTTCGATGTGAACATACCGGCAGTGCGTTCATCGCGGTTCACGCTCGTGGCGCGGGCGCGTCTGGCAAAATACATATCGGGCAAGCTTCTATGA